Within the Legionella pneumophila subsp. pneumophila str. Philadelphia 1 genome, the region TTTTCAAGCTAAACGATATGAAGAGTTATTAGGAATAACTGATCGTTTTGTACAGGATAATTTTTCAAGATCACAAAAAGGTGTACTAAGAGGTTTGCATTATCAAAGTCAACAAACTCAGGGAAAACTGGTTTCAGTTTTAGCTGGTGAAGTGTTTGATGTTGCCGTGGATATTAGGTTAGGCTCCCCTACTTTTGGGCAATGGGTTGGAGTGATTCTTTCCGGAGAAAACAAAAGGCAATTTTGGATTCCTAAAGGATTTGCCCATGGGTTTTATGTTTTGAGTGCTATGGCTGATTTTGCTTATAAATGTACTGACTATTATCATCCTGAAAGTGAGTTTTCCATTCATTATCTTGATCCGCAATTAGCAATTGATTGGCCATTAGGAGAGCAGGTTCAATTGTCTCCAAAAGATGCTGCAGCCAAGCTTTTAAATTTAATAGATGCTGAACTTTTACCGAGATATCAAGCCTAAATGAAAATATTGGTTACAGGTGCTAATGGGCAAGTTGGTACCGAGATTATCAAGCGATTTTCTTCCTCTGAGCATGAAGTATATGCTTGTACCAGAGATATTCTAGATTGTTCCAAACTCGAACGGGTTCATGATGTGTTATCGGAAATCAAGCCGGATCTTATCATTAATGCAGCAGCCTATACGGCTGTAGATAAGGCAGAGGATGAACCTGATTTGGCTCATATTGTGAACGCCGAATTTGTCTGTCGCCTGGTGAATTATTGTACCTTGAAAAACGTCCCCTTGATCCATCTTTCAACTGATTATGTATTTGATGGAGAAAAGGAGGGAGCCTATCATGAAACCGATATTCCGCATCCAGTAAGTACCTATGGGCGCACGAAATGGGAAGGAGAACAGGCTATTTTATCCCAACTTAAAAAGTATATTATTTTGCGAGTTAGCTGGGTATTTGGTGAACAAGGGAAAAATTTTGTAAAAACGATTTTAAATTTGGCTTCCAGCAGAAAAGAATTGAATATTGTTTCAGATCAATCGGGAAGGCCTACTTCAGCTCGCGATATAGCAAGAGTACTATTTGAAATAGTACAGAAAATCAGACATTCTTCCTTTGACTATTGGGGGCTTTA harbors:
- the rfbC gene encoding dTDP-4-dehydrorhamnose 3,5-epimerase, with product MNIINTQIDELKIIEPKIYGDERGFFYESFQAKRYEELLGITDRFVQDNFSRSQKGVLRGLHYQSQQTQGKLVSVLAGEVFDVAVDIRLGSPTFGQWVGVILSGENKRQFWIPKGFAHGFYVLSAMADFAYKCTDYYHPESEFSIHYLDPQLAIDWPLGEQVQLSPKDAAAKLLNLIDAELLPRYQA
- the rfbD gene encoding dTDP-4-dehydrorhamnose reductase; translation: MKILVTGANGQVGTEIIKRFSSSEHEVYACTRDILDCSKLERVHDVLSEIKPDLIINAAAYTAVDKAEDEPDLAHIVNAEFVCRLVNYCTLKNVPLIHLSTDYVFDGEKEGAYHETDIPHPVSTYGRTKWEGEQAILSQLKKYIILRVSWVFGEQGKNFVKTILNLASSRKELNIVSDQSGRPTSARDIARVLFEIVQKIRHSSFDYWGLYHYAGQGVTNWHEFANVFLNMAKEKQLLLTLTDLNPIKSQEYPTRATRPKNSVLDTTKIETILGIKSCSWKNDLPDVIDHFTKK